The following proteins are encoded in a genomic region of Lactiplantibacillus plantarum:
- the rpoC gene encoding DNA-directed RNA polymerase subunit beta' — translation MIDVNKFESMQIGLASPDKIRSWSYGEVKKPETINYRTLKPEKDGLFDERIFGPTKDWECACGKYKRIRYKGIVCDRCGVEVTRSKVRRERMGHIELAAPVTHIWYFKGIPSRMGLVLDMSPRALEEIIYFASYVVIESGNTPLEKKQLLSEREYREKKAQYGNEFEAAMGAEAIKRLLNNVDLEKEARDLKETLKDASGQKRTRAVRRLDIIEAFVTSGNEPAWMVMDAIPVIPPDLRPMVQLEGGRFATSDLNDLYRRVINRNNRLKRLLDLNAPGIIVQNEKRMLQEAVDALIDNGRRGRPVAGPGNRPLKSLSHMLKGKQGRFRQNLLGKRVDYSGRSVIDVGPFLKMNQMGLPRQMALELFKPFIMKELVKRELASNIKNAKRKIEHADDDVWGVLEDVIKEHPVLLNRAPTLHRLGIQAFEPVLVSGKAMRLHPLACEAYNADFDGDQMAIHVPLSDEAQAEARLLMLAAHHILAPKDGKPVVTPSQDMVIGNYYLTTEEIGREGEGMIFKDLNEAQKAYQSGYVHLHSRVGIQVSSMPDKPFTDDQKQAVLVTTVGKAIFNNILPGKFPYLNEPTNDNLIAGTPDKYFLKPGEDIHQFLDAQEIIPPFKKGFLADIIAEVYKQYHVTATSLLLDRMKDLGYNISTKSGLTVGVADITGLKEKPAIIAEAHKQVNTISKQFRRGLITDDERYERVIGVWNDAKDQIQQKLIESFNADNPIFMMSDSGARGNISNFTQLAGMRGLMAAPNGKIMELPILSNFREGLSVLEMFISTHGARKGMTDTALKTANSGYLTRRLVDVAQDVIVREKDCGTDRGLRIHAIMEGNEVIEPLYDRILGRYTMKTVFDPETHDEIVGNNVLIDEDLAHKIVDAGVTEVTIRSAFTCNTKHGVCEHCYGRNMATGDEVEVGEAVGTVAAQSIGEPGTQLTMRNFHTGGVAGDDITQGLPRVQEIVESRNPKGRAEISEVTGTVELIEENPAERTKEVTVKGETDTRTYTLPLTARMAVSEGDFIHRGAALNIGSIDPKQLIQVRDVLSTENYLLREVQKVYRMQGVEIGDKHVEIMIRQMLRKVRVMDPGDTDVLPGTLMDIADFKDENYKTLIAGGIPATSRPVILGITKAALETNSFLSAASFQETTRVLTDAAIRGKNDPLIGLKENVIIGKIIPAGTGMPVYRHIKPKEVGNVADGVYSISDLEKQMQEQDASK, via the coding sequence TTGATCGATGTCAACAAGTTTGAAAGCATGCAAATCGGTCTGGCATCCCCAGACAAGATTCGCAGCTGGTCATATGGCGAAGTCAAAAAGCCAGAAACCATTAACTACCGGACATTGAAACCTGAAAAAGACGGTCTGTTTGACGAACGGATTTTTGGTCCTACTAAGGATTGGGAATGTGCTTGTGGTAAATACAAACGGATTCGTTATAAGGGTATTGTCTGTGACCGTTGTGGGGTCGAAGTGACTCGTAGTAAAGTCCGTCGTGAACGGATGGGTCATATCGAACTTGCCGCACCAGTTACTCACATCTGGTACTTTAAGGGAATTCCTAGCCGGATGGGCTTAGTCTTAGACATGAGTCCCCGGGCACTTGAAGAAATCATTTACTTCGCTTCATACGTCGTTATCGAATCTGGTAATACGCCACTTGAAAAGAAGCAATTACTTTCTGAACGTGAATACCGTGAGAAGAAGGCTCAATATGGTAACGAATTTGAAGCTGCCATGGGTGCCGAAGCCATCAAACGGTTATTGAATAACGTGGATCTTGAAAAAGAAGCACGTGATTTAAAGGAAACTCTGAAGGATGCTTCTGGTCAGAAGCGGACCCGGGCCGTTCGGCGGCTTGATATCATCGAAGCTTTCGTGACATCTGGTAACGAACCAGCTTGGATGGTAATGGACGCAATTCCGGTTATTCCCCCGGACTTACGGCCAATGGTTCAATTGGAAGGTGGTCGTTTTGCCACCTCTGACTTGAACGACTTGTACCGGCGGGTTATCAACCGTAATAACCGGTTGAAACGCTTGTTGGACTTAAATGCACCTGGGATTATCGTGCAAAACGAAAAGCGGATGTTGCAAGAAGCCGTTGATGCGTTGATCGATAATGGTCGTCGTGGCCGTCCCGTTGCTGGTCCTGGTAACCGGCCATTGAAGTCTCTTTCACACATGTTGAAAGGGAAGCAAGGGCGGTTCCGTCAAAACTTACTTGGTAAGCGGGTTGACTATTCTGGTCGTTCGGTTATCGATGTTGGGCCTTTCTTGAAGATGAACCAAATGGGCTTACCACGTCAAATGGCGTTGGAATTGTTCAAACCGTTTATCATGAAGGAATTGGTTAAACGTGAATTAGCTTCTAACATCAAGAATGCTAAGCGAAAGATCGAACATGCTGATGACGATGTCTGGGGTGTGTTGGAAGACGTTATCAAGGAACATCCTGTTCTCTTGAACCGCGCCCCTACGCTTCACCGTTTAGGGATTCAAGCTTTCGAACCCGTCTTGGTTAGTGGTAAAGCGATGCGGCTCCATCCATTGGCTTGTGAAGCTTACAACGCCGATTTCGATGGGGACCAAATGGCTATTCACGTCCCACTTTCAGATGAAGCCCAAGCTGAAGCACGGCTCTTAATGTTAGCTGCCCACCATATTTTGGCGCCTAAGGACGGGAAACCCGTTGTTACGCCATCTCAAGATATGGTTATCGGTAACTACTACTTGACGACTGAAGAAATCGGTCGTGAAGGCGAAGGTATGATCTTCAAGGACTTGAATGAAGCTCAAAAGGCTTACCAATCAGGTTATGTACATTTGCATAGCCGGGTCGGCATTCAGGTCTCATCAATGCCTGACAAGCCATTCACGGACGATCAGAAGCAAGCAGTCTTAGTCACGACGGTTGGTAAGGCAATCTTCAACAACATTTTGCCTGGCAAGTTCCCTTACTTGAACGAACCAACTAACGATAACTTGATTGCTGGTACACCGGACAAGTATTTCTTGAAGCCTGGTGAAGATATTCATCAATTCTTGGATGCCCAGGAAATCATTCCACCATTCAAGAAGGGCTTCTTGGCCGACATTATCGCTGAAGTTTACAAGCAATATCACGTGACAGCAACGTCACTCTTGCTTGACCGGATGAAGGACTTAGGTTACAACATTTCAACTAAGTCTGGTTTGACGGTTGGGGTTGCCGATATTACTGGTTTGAAAGAAAAACCAGCAATTATCGCCGAAGCCCATAAACAAGTTAATACGATTTCGAAACAGTTCCGTCGTGGTTTAATTACTGATGACGAACGTTATGAACGGGTCATTGGTGTCTGGAACGACGCTAAGGACCAAATCCAACAAAAACTGATTGAAAGTTTCAACGCGGATAACCCAATCTTTATGATGAGTGATTCTGGTGCGCGTGGTAACATTTCAAACTTTACTCAGTTAGCTGGGATGCGTGGTTTGATGGCTGCCCCTAACGGTAAGATCATGGAATTACCAATCCTTTCAAACTTCCGTGAAGGTTTGTCTGTCTTGGAAATGTTCATTTCAACCCACGGTGCTCGTAAAGGGATGACCGATACGGCGCTTAAGACTGCCAACTCAGGTTACTTGACTCGGCGTCTGGTTGATGTGGCTCAAGATGTTATCGTTCGTGAAAAGGATTGTGGGACTGACCGTGGGTTGCGGATTCACGCAATCATGGAAGGTAACGAAGTCATCGAACCGTTGTATGACCGGATCTTAGGTCGTTACACGATGAAGACTGTCTTTGATCCTGAAACGCATGATGAAATTGTTGGTAACAACGTCTTGATCGACGAAGACTTAGCTCATAAAATCGTTGATGCTGGTGTAACGGAAGTTACGATCCGTTCTGCATTTACTTGCAACACTAAGCATGGGGTTTGTGAACATTGCTACGGCCGTAACATGGCTACTGGTGATGAAGTTGAAGTTGGTGAAGCTGTTGGGACAGTTGCCGCACAGTCTATCGGTGAACCCGGTACTCAGCTGACCATGCGGAACTTCCATACCGGTGGTGTTGCCGGGGACGATATTACCCAAGGGTTGCCTCGTGTGCAAGAAATTGTGGAATCACGGAATCCTAAAGGGCGTGCCGAAATCTCAGAAGTTACTGGGACGGTTGAATTAATTGAAGAAAATCCAGCGGAACGGACGAAGGAAGTTACGGTTAAGGGTGAAACTGATACCCGGACTTACACGTTGCCGTTAACAGCACGGATGGCGGTTAGTGAAGGCGACTTTATTCACCGTGGTGCTGCGTTGAACATTGGGTCGATCGATCCTAAGCAATTGATTCAAGTACGTGATGTCTTATCAACTGAAAACTACTTGCTCCGTGAAGTTCAAAAGGTTTATCGGATGCAAGGGGTTGAAATTGGCGATAAGCACGTTGAAATCATGATTCGGCAAATGTTACGGAAGGTTCGGGTCATGGATCCGGGCGATACCGACGTCTTGCCTGGGACGTTAATGGATATTGCAGACTTCAAGGACGAGAACTACAAGACCTTGATTGCTGGTGGTATTCCTGCAACGTCACGGCCAGTCATTCTTGGGATTACTAAAGCCGCTCTTGAAACGAATAGTTTCTTGTCAGCTGCTTCATTCCAGGAAACGACACGGGTCTTAACTGATGCTGCTATTCGTGGTAAGAACGATCCACTGATCGGGCTTAAGGAAAATGTTATCATTGGTAAGATCATTCCTGCTGGGACTGGTATGCCGGTTTACCGTCATATCAAACCAAAGGAAGTTGGCAACGTGGCTGATGGGGTTTACTCAATCAGCGACCTTGAAAAACAAATGCAAGAACAAGATGCTAGCAAGTAA